A section of the Oryza sativa Japonica Group chromosome 1, ASM3414082v1 genome encodes:
- the LOC4325171 gene encoding hydroxyproline O-arabinosyltransferase NOD3, with amino-acid sequence MNAAARKAAAAARLPAAVLVVVAVGAFLISYNLLAIVLRGGGGAATGAGRERDPVVAMPGWMRAAGSAGGGRRRPFHVALTATDAAYSRWQCRVMYYWYKRMQARPEGADMGGFTRVLHSGKPDALMGEIPTFVVDPLPAGKDHGYVVLNRPWAFVQWLEKAKIEEEYILMAEPDHIFVRPLPNLARDDPAAFPFFYITPSEHESVLRKYYPKERGPVTNIDPIGNSPVIIKKIQLEKIAPTWMNVSIQMKEDQETDKAFGWVLEMYAYAVASALHGVQHILRKDFMIQPPFDTKLGNTFIIHFTYGCDYTLKGVLTYGKIGEWRFDKRAYQDRPPPRNLTLPPPGVPESVVTLVKMVNEATANLPGWDDGR; translated from the exons atgaacgcggcggcgcggaaggccgccgccgcggcgcggctgccggcggcggtgctggTGGTGGTAGCGGTGGGGGCGTTCCTGATCTCCTACAACCTCCTGGCCATCGTGCtccggggtggcggcggcgcggccaccggggcggggagggagagggacccGGTGGTGGCGATGCCGGGGTGGATGCGGGCGGCTGGGTCGGCgggcggggggcggcggcggccgttccACGTGGCGCTCACGGCGACCGACGCCGCGTACAGCCGGTGGCAGTGCCGGGTGATGTACTACTGGTACAAGCGGATGCAGGCGCGGCCGGAGGGCGCCGACATGGGAGGCTTCACCCGCGTGCTCCACTCCGGGAAGCCCGACGCCCTCATGGGCGAGATCCCCACCTTCGTCGTCGACCCCCTCCCCGCCGGCAAGGACCAT GGCTATGTCGTACTAAATAGGCCCTGGGCATTTGTACAGTGGCTGGAGAAAGCAAAGATTGAAGAAGA ATACATATTGATGGCAGAACCAGATCATATATTTGTGAGACCTTTACCAAATTTAGCCCGCGATGATCCAGCAGCATTCCCTTTCTTTTACATTACACCATCAGAACATGAAAGTGTTCTCAGGAAATATTATCCTAAAGAAAGAGGCCCTGTCACAAATATcgaccctattgggaattcccCTGTAATCATTAAGAAG ATACAACTTGAGAAGATTGCCCCTACATGGATGAATGTATCGATTCAAATGAAAGAAGATCAGGAGACAGATAAAGCTTTTGGATGGGTCTTGGAAAT GTATGCATATGCTGTTGCTAGTGCACTCCATGGGGTTCAACATATCCTTCGAAAAGATTTCATGATTCAG CCACCTTTTGATACCAAACTTGGGAATACATTTATTATCCACTTCACTTACGGATGTGACTATACACTCAAG GGTGTACTAACCTATGGAAAAATTGGTGAATGGAGATTTGACAAGAGAGCATACCAAGACAGGCCACCGCCACGAAATCTTACATTGCCCCCTCCAGGAGTACCAGAAAGTGTG GTTACACTTGTAAAGATGGTAAACGAGGCTACCGCAAACCTTCCAGGGTGGGATGATGGAAGATAG
- the LOC107276383 gene encoding early nodulin-like protein 5, whose amino-acid sequence MAPPMMATAARPRDDQPRRRQALLLAASALLFLLCGGGAPGAGGVVVAVAATASATATPGLVFHVGGPRGWRVPDANTSYTWWAMNNRFHVGDSLYFRYGGGDSVLVVDREAFDGCNATEPVARFAGGATTVPLGRPGFFCFISGAPGHCDGGQRLIVRVMVHPAPGAPAPAPSAAAAATSHPGASASGPGASSGAAAVAAGGAGAAVAAAAMGVLAGLVLLLQ is encoded by the exons ATGGCGCCGCCGATGATGGCGACGGCAGCAAGGCCTCGCGACGaccagccgcggcggcggcaggctctgctcctcgccgcctccgccctcctcttcctcctctgcggcggcggcgctcctggcgctggcggcgtcgtcgtggcggtcgcggcgacggcgtcggcgacggcgacgccggggcTGGTGTTCCACGTCGGCGGGCCGCGCGGGTGGCGCGTCCCGGACGCCAACACCAGCTACACCTGGTGGGCGATGAACAACCGCTTCCACGTCGGCGACTCGCTCT ACTTCaggtacggcggcggcgactcggtGCTCGTCGTCGACCGGGAGGCGTTCGACGGCTGCAACGCGACGGAGCCGGTGGCCaggttcgccggcggcgccaccaccgtGCCGCTCGGCCGCCCGGGCTTCTTCTGCTTCATCAGCGGCGCGCCGGGGCACTGCGACGGCGGCCAGAGGCTCATCGTGCGCGTCATGGTGCACCCGGCGCCTGGAGCCCCGgcccccgcgccgtcggccgcggcggcggcgacctcgcaTCCTGGCGCCTCTGCCTCCGGCCCCGGCGCGTCGTCCGGAGCCGCCGCggttgccgccggcggcgccggcgccgccgtcgccgcggcggcgatgggtgtTCTCGCCGGCCTCGTCCTGCTGCTTCAGTGA
- the LOC9266469 gene encoding uncharacterized protein → MSCAAVWVPSPCSPSPVPPRHRRGRWRRGSASSSSSSAFRACAGGDASGDGGGGGRPARMVLHDSLEGAGVSTEHARAAREGFAKQVGRLTRLDAETSIAISRGADLARAALCVAAEDDSLVSHSSVPLPVEAFVSRLDDLSTGFLADGYLPPAGAPPQVFLDHLDRYLYVHKGFRRKNGSSDGRAIYLHSVLTCRLGSALMLSLIYSEILKMLRLYGLLEFNVEIFFPHDLNSLPRGYDKHKSKLGDEPHIMTSKSLLVEILKTLKNTFWPFQSNQSGSLFLNAVSANQHGPGNVGDNQTTPHGNISTIEMAAAKAAQHRLMRGVWTNVRFGDMRRALAACERLILLNHDPRELRDYAALLYHCGYYEDCLQYLASYQTAVAGQHWNNPLEIMEDEAVNTLRARVSLILAEDGWSSRRSPATSYWTKNSEPW, encoded by the exons ATGAGCTGCGCGGCGGTCTGGGTCCCTTCCCCCTGCTCGCCCtcccccgtgccgccgcggcaCCGGCgggggcgatggcggcgggggagcgcctcctcctcgtcgtcctccgcctTCCGGGCCTGCGCGGGCGGGGACgcgtccggcgacggcggcggcggagggcggccggcgcggatgGTGCTGCACGACTCGCTCGAGGGGGCGGGGGTGTCGACCGAGCACgcgagggcggcgagggagggGTTCGCGAAGCAGGTCGGGAGGCTGACGCGGCTGGACGCCGAGACCAGCATCGCCATCAGCCGCGGCGCGGacctcgcccgcgccgcgctcTGCGTCGCCGCCGAGGACGACTCGCTCGTCTCCCACTCCTCCGTGCCGCTCCCCGTCGAGGCCTTCGTCTCCCGCCTCGACGACCTCTCCACCGGCTTCCTCGCCGACGGCTACCTCCCgcccgccggcgcgccgccccaGGTCTTCCTCGACCACCTCGACCGCTACCTCTACGTCCACAAG GGGTTTCGGAGAAAAAATGGATCGTCAGATGGGCGGGCAATATATCTTCACTCG GTTCTGACGTGCCGGTTGGGATCAGCTCTAATGCTCTCGTTGATATACTCCGAGATACTGAAGATGCTACGATTGTATGGCTTACTGGAATTCAATGTGGAGATTTTCTTTCCACATGATCTCAACAGTCTGCCTAGGGGTTATGACAAACACAAAAGCAAGTTGGGCGATGAACCGCATATTATGACATCAAAGTCACTTTTGGTTGAG ATTTTGAAAACTCTGAAGAATACATTTTGGCCTTTCCAGTCCAACCAGTCTGGTAGCTTAtttttaaatgctgtttctgCAAACCAACATGGCCCTGGTAATGTAGGTGATAATCAAACAACGCCACATGGCAATATAAG TACCATAGAGATGGCTGCTGCAAAAGCTGCTCAACATAGGTTGATGCGTGGAGTATGGACTAATGTCCGGTTTGGTGATATGCGGCGTGCTTTAGCAG CATGTGAACGACTTATCCTACTGAACCACGATCCCCGTGAACTGAGGGATTATGCCGCCCTTCTCTACCACTGTGGGTACTATGAAGACTGCCTGCAATACTTGGCATCATACCAAACCGCAGTG GCTGGGCAGCATTGGAACAATCCGCTGGAGATCATGGAGGACGAAGCGGTGAACACCCTGAGAGCGCGGGTAAGCTTGATTTTAGCAGAGGATGGCTGGAGCAGCCGCAGATCACCTGCCACGAGTTACTGGACGAAGAACTCCGAGCCGTGGTAG